The Mucilaginibacter mallensis genome has a segment encoding these proteins:
- a CDS encoding citrate synthase has translation MSEIAQLIIGDKTYELPVIEGSEGEKAIDISKLRDQTGYVTLDIGYKNTGATQSAITFLDGELGILKYRGYPIEQLAAKSSFIEVAYLLIYGELPTEEQIKKFNFDLSHHTLVHEDMKKFFDGFPSKSHPMGQLSSLVSSLSAFYPESLKPNQTAEELNLSIIKVLAKMPTIVSWIYKKSLGHPYIYPQNKYDYVTNFLNMTFGQRTEVVEIDPVVVSAMNTLLILHADHEQNCSTSTVRIVGSSASNIYASVSAGISALWGPLHGGANQEVIEMLQKIQEDGGDTDKWIAKAKDKNDPFRLMGFGHRVYKNFDPRAKIIKKACDDILEKLGIDDEVLEIAKKLEEVALKDPYFIERKLYPNVDFYSGIIYRALGFPTDMFTVLFALGRLPGWIAQWKEMKVHKEPIGRPRQIYTGATNRDYVDIQDR, from the coding sequence ATGTCAGAAATAGCTCAATTAATAATTGGCGATAAAACTTACGAACTTCCGGTTATTGAAGGTTCAGAAGGTGAGAAAGCCATTGATATATCGAAACTAAGAGATCAAACAGGTTACGTAACTTTAGACATCGGTTATAAAAATACCGGCGCAACGCAAAGTGCTATCACATTTTTAGATGGCGAACTGGGGATACTTAAATACAGGGGTTATCCAATTGAGCAACTGGCCGCAAAATCATCATTTATTGAAGTAGCATACCTGCTTATCTACGGCGAATTGCCAACCGAAGAGCAGATAAAGAAATTCAACTTTGATTTGAGCCACCATACCTTAGTGCATGAGGATATGAAGAAGTTTTTTGACGGTTTCCCGTCAAAGTCGCACCCAATGGGGCAGCTTTCTTCACTGGTATCTTCGCTGTCGGCTTTTTATCCTGAATCATTAAAGCCAAATCAAACTGCTGAAGAGCTTAATTTAAGCATCATTAAGGTACTGGCTAAAATGCCTACCATAGTTTCATGGATCTATAAAAAATCATTAGGGCATCCATACATCTACCCACAAAATAAATACGACTACGTTACCAACTTCCTGAACATGACGTTCGGTCAGCGTACTGAAGTTGTGGAGATAGATCCGGTAGTTGTTAGCGCAATGAATACCTTATTAATATTGCATGCTGATCACGAGCAAAACTGTTCTACATCAACCGTGCGTATAGTAGGTTCATCTGCATCTAATATTTACGCTTCGGTATCTGCAGGTATATCGGCACTGTGGGGCCCGCTGCATGGTGGCGCTAACCAGGAAGTTATCGAGATGCTGCAAAAGATACAGGAAGATGGTGGAGATACCGATAAATGGATTGCTAAAGCAAAAGATAAGAATGATCCGTTCCGTTTAATGGGCTTTGGCCACAGGGTTTACAAAAACTTTGATCCACGCGCTAAGATCATTAAAAAGGCATGTGACGATATATTAGAAAAATTAGGTATTGATGATGAGGTACTTGAAATAGCTAAAAAGCTGGAAGAAGTTGCCTTGAAAGATCCTTATTTCATCGAGCGTAAATTATACCCTAACGTTGATTTTTACTCAGGTATTATTTACCGTGCATTAGGTTTCCCAACTGATATGTTTACGGTATTGTTTGCATTGGGCCGTTTACCGGGATGGATAGCGCAATGGAAAGAGATGAAGGTTCACAAAGAGCCTATCGGTCGTCCGCGCCAAATTTATACCGGTGCAACCAACAGGGATTATGTAGATATACAGGATCGATAA
- a CDS encoding ABC transporter permease has protein sequence MIFLKLLRESFLFAYDALRQNKLRTMLSLLGVTIGIFTIITVRSAVDTLRNNLQESVNKLGNNSIYIQKWPWIFDGDFPWWKYMQRPVPTLREYDQLQKRSTLAFGISYEIAFSSRTIKYKSNTIEGTYINAVMQDHDKVWNFDLAQGRYFTDIESKTGAPVAIIGFDIAQHLFPDGTAVGKQLKVMGRYVNIIGVFSKEGDDMLGNSDDKNVLIPINFAKDVIDVQNENYQPQIVVRGKDGVSDDELESELHMLMRSIRRLKPNADDNFSLNKTTMLSDQLSKVFSVLDIGGIIIGGFSVLVGGFGIANIMFVSVKERTNIIGIQKSLGAKNYFILLQFMIESVILCLVGGIIGLSFVFLGTLAIKGMFDVKVVLGASNIIRGMSISIIIGLLSGIIPAYSASRLNPVEAIRSN, from the coding sequence ATGATATTTTTAAAACTTTTAAGGGAAAGCTTTTTGTTTGCGTATGATGCCTTAAGGCAAAATAAGCTGCGTACTATGCTTTCATTACTGGGGGTGACTATAGGTATTTTTACTATTATAACGGTACGGTCGGCAGTTGATACCTTGCGGAATAACCTGCAGGAGAGCGTAAATAAACTGGGGAACAACAGTATATATATACAAAAATGGCCATGGATATTTGATGGTGACTTTCCGTGGTGGAAATACATGCAGCGGCCGGTTCCAACCCTGCGGGAATATGATCAGTTGCAAAAGCGCAGCACACTTGCTTTCGGCATCTCCTACGAGATCGCTTTTAGCAGTCGTACCATAAAATACAAAAGCAATACCATTGAAGGTACGTACATTAACGCTGTAATGCAGGATCATGACAAGGTTTGGAACTTCGACCTGGCACAGGGCCGGTATTTTACTGATATAGAATCAAAAACCGGCGCACCTGTCGCGATTATTGGGTTTGATATCGCGCAGCATCTTTTCCCGGATGGTACGGCCGTTGGTAAGCAGTTAAAGGTAATGGGTCGCTATGTGAACATCATTGGCGTATTCTCAAAAGAAGGTGATGATATGCTGGGCAATAGTGATGATAAGAATGTGCTGATACCGATAAACTTTGCCAAAGATGTTATAGATGTGCAGAATGAAAACTATCAGCCGCAAATAGTTGTACGCGGTAAGGATGGGGTAAGTGATGATGAACTGGAAAGTGAATTGCATATGCTTATGCGCTCCATAAGGCGGTTAAAACCCAATGCTGATGATAACTTCTCGCTTAACAAAACAACTATGCTCTCTGATCAGCTATCAAAGGTGTTTAGCGTGCTGGATATCGGTGGTATAATTATAGGTGGTTTTTCTGTACTGGTGGGTGGTTTTGGTATTGCCAATATTATGTTCGTATCGGTAAAAGAGCGTACCAATATTATAGGTATCCAAAAATCATTAGGGGCCAAAAACTACTTTATATTATTACAGTTTATGATCGAGTCTGTTATCCTGTGTTTAGTAGGCGGTATAATTGGTTTGTCATTTGTTTTTCTGGGGACATTGGCCATTAAGGGTATGTTTGATGTAAAGGTGGTGCTTGGTGCAAGTAATATCATCAGAGGTATGAGCATTTCAATTATTATAGGCCTTTTATCCGGTATTATCCCGGCCTATTCTGCTTCACGGCTTAACCCGGTTGAAGCCATCCGGTCGAACTAA
- the queA gene encoding tRNA preQ1(34) S-adenosylmethionine ribosyltransferase-isomerase QueA: protein MKLSQFKFNLPDALIANTPSHARDEARLMVLHKDSGKIEHKIFKDILDYYDDQDVMILNNTKVFPARMYGNKEKTGATIEVFLLRELNKELRLWDVLVDPARKIRVGNKLYFGDDDLLIAEVVDNTTSRGRTIRFLFDGTDEEFRRNVEILGETPLPKYIKRKATAEDKERYQTIFAKHEGAVAAPTAGLHFSRELMKRLELKGIDFAEVTLHVGLGTFRPVEVEDLTKHKMDSEQFIIEQKQADIVNRGIERKKRICAVGTTSMRAIESAVSANKTLKAANDWTSKFIFPPYDFSIANSMVTNFHTPESTLLMMICAFGGYEHVMNAYEVAVKEKYRFYSYGDAMLII from the coding sequence ATGAAATTATCGCAATTCAAATTCAATTTACCTGATGCATTAATAGCTAACACTCCGTCTCACGCACGTGATGAAGCCCGTTTAATGGTCTTACACAAAGATTCAGGTAAAATTGAGCATAAAATATTCAAGGATATATTAGATTATTATGATGATCAGGATGTAATGATCCTTAATAATACAAAGGTGTTCCCGGCCCGTATGTACGGTAATAAAGAAAAAACCGGCGCTACTATTGAAGTTTTTTTACTTCGCGAATTAAACAAGGAATTACGCCTTTGGGATGTTTTGGTTGACCCGGCCCGTAAAATACGTGTTGGCAACAAATTATACTTTGGTGATGACGATTTGTTAATTGCTGAAGTTGTTGACAATACTACATCACGTGGCCGTACTATCCGCTTTTTGTTTGATGGTACCGACGAAGAATTCCGCCGCAATGTGGAGATCCTGGGCGAAACACCACTGCCAAAATACATTAAACGTAAAGCTACCGCTGAAGATAAAGAGCGTTACCAAACTATTTTCGCTAAACACGAAGGAGCTGTTGCAGCACCAACTGCAGGCTTGCACTTTAGCCGTGAGCTAATGAAACGCCTTGAACTTAAAGGCATTGACTTTGCTGAAGTTACCCTGCACGTAGGTTTAGGGACTTTCCGCCCGGTTGAGGTTGAAGATCTGACCAAACACAAAATGGATTCAGAGCAATTCATCATCGAGCAAAAACAAGCCGATATTGTAAACAGGGGCATTGAAAGAAAGAAACGCATTTGCGCCGTTGGTACAACCTCAATGCGCGCTATTGAATCAGCTGTATCAGCTAATAAAACTTTAAAAGCTGCTAACGACTGGACAAGCAAGTTCATTTTCCCTCCATACGACTTTAGCATTGCTAACTCAATGGTAACTAACTTCCACACGCCTGAATCAACTTTATTGATGATGATATGTGCATTCGGCGGTTACGAACATGTAATGAATGCTTACGAAGTAGCCGTAAAAGAAAAATATCGTTTCTACAGCTACGGCGATGCTATGCTGATTATATAA
- a CDS encoding 2-C-methyl-D-erythritol 4-phosphate cytidylyltransferase, whose protein sequence is MSSLSTTHHSPLTTHNHAIIVAGGSGTRMGATIPKQFLLLNGKPVLMHTIEAFHNCKAQPHIILVLNTDFHTYWQQLCADHNFTVPHQLIKGGETRFHSVKNGLDRIPDDINAVVAVQDAVRPLTDKEIIDRSFTYALEHDNAIVAVKSRDSIRQVQNGRSVSLLRDDIYLIQTPQTFRLSQLKKAYEHGYDAKFTDDASVAEQSGMAINLIEGNYKNIKITFPEDIAIAEAILNKKPSA, encoded by the coding sequence ATGAGCTCGCTTTCAACTACTCACCATTCACCACTCACCACTCACAATCATGCTATAATAGTTGCCGGTGGCTCAGGCACACGAATGGGGGCGACTATACCTAAGCAGTTCCTTTTATTGAATGGCAAGCCGGTTTTAATGCACACCATTGAGGCATTTCATAACTGTAAAGCGCAACCCCATATCATTTTAGTTTTAAATACTGATTTTCACACCTACTGGCAACAGCTATGTGCCGACCATAATTTCACGGTTCCCCATCAATTAATAAAAGGTGGCGAAACCCGCTTCCACTCCGTTAAAAATGGACTGGACCGTATACCTGATGATATTAATGCCGTAGTTGCCGTACAGGATGCCGTAAGGCCATTGACTGACAAGGAGATCATTGACAGATCATTTACTTATGCCCTCGAGCATGACAATGCAATAGTTGCTGTAAAAAGCCGTGATTCTATTCGCCAGGTGCAAAATGGCCGTTCAGTTAGTTTGCTGCGCGATGATATCTATTTGATACAAACCCCGCAAACCTTCAGGTTAAGTCAACTCAAAAAAGCTTATGAACATGGTTATGATGCCAAATTCACTGATGACGCAAGTGTTGCTGAGCAATCAGGCATGGCTATAAATTTAATAGAGGGTAACTACAAAAACATTAAGATCACCTTCCCCGAGGACATTGCCATTGCCGAGGCTATATTAAACAAAAAGCCATCTGCCTGA
- a CDS encoding lmo0937 family membrane protein — translation MRGLLYIIAVILIIGWALGVFLYSATGLIHVLLVIAIIALLLGLIRRA, via the coding sequence ATGAGAGGTCTATTGTATATCATTGCCGTTATCCTGATTATAGGGTGGGCATTAGGAGTGTTTCTTTATTCAGCAACGGGTTTAATACACGTGCTGTTGGTAATAGCTATTATTGCTTTACTTTTAGGTTTGATCAGGCGGGCGTAG
- a CDS encoding DUF2795 domain-containing protein, whose translation MYWTLELASHLEDAPWPATKDELIDYAIRSGAPVEVIENLQALEDDGEPYENIEEIWPDYPTKDDFFFNEDEY comes from the coding sequence ATGTACTGGACACTTGAACTTGCATCACACCTTGAAGATGCTCCCTGGCCCGCAACAAAAGATGAGTTAATTGATTATGCCATACGTTCCGGCGCACCTGTTGAGGTTATAGAAAACCTGCAGGCATTGGAAGATGATGGTGAGCCTTATGAAAATATAGAAGAGATCTGGCCGGATTATCCGACTAAGGACGACTTCTTTTTTAACGAGGACGAATATTAA
- a CDS encoding cob(I)yrinic acid a,c-diamide adenosyltransferase, translating to MKIYTKTGDKGFTSLIGGTRVPKHHLRIESYGTVDELNSYIGLIRDQEITAHDKEILKHIQDRLFTIGSSLAADPEKSRMIIPDLHLADIELLEKEMDRMDGELPQLKHFILPGGSNTISFCHIARCVCRRAERITVHLAEESAVDEKVNIYLNRLSDYLFTLARKIGNEHKIPENEWIPRI from the coding sequence ATGAAAATATATACTAAAACCGGTGATAAGGGGTTTACCTCATTAATAGGAGGTACGCGTGTACCCAAGCATCACCTGCGTATTGAAAGCTATGGTACAGTTGATGAACTTAACTCGTACATAGGGTTGATACGTGATCAGGAAATAACCGCACACGATAAGGAGATATTGAAGCATATTCAGGACAGGTTGTTTACTATTGGCTCATCATTAGCGGCTGATCCTGAAAAATCAAGAATGATCATCCCCGATCTTCACCTGGCGGATATTGAGCTGCTGGAAAAGGAAATGGATAGGATGGATGGGGAATTGCCACAGTTAAAACATTTTATTCTGCCGGGTGGTAGTAATACCATTTCATTTTGCCATATTGCACGATGTGTATGCCGCAGGGCTGAAAGGATAACGGTACACCTTGCTGAGGAAAGTGCAGTTGATGAAAAGGTTAATATTTACCTGAACAGACTGAGTGATTACCTTTTTACCCTGGCACGTAAGATTGGGAATGAACATAAAATACCTGAGAATGAGTGGATTCCAAGAATTTAA
- a CDS encoding chitinase, giving the protein MRSALLSTKFICVLLVTIALLSFNCGNASSNNASSNNAPAIKKVSIASFLSEQQFNDLFPMHDKFYSYKAFIKAVDELGQVKLQVSRRSTWIYQFIRTDKTTGKATTIRQDADWNEAWAKAKPDSTYIVDYGNFCTAADAQTNKKELAAFFAEISHETRHGEDGKYNDGLMFIHEYDTTQAYTADNDMYPAVKGKKYYGRGPMQISYNGNYGYASDCIFGDKKVLLNNPELVEKDPVVAFKTAIYFWMTPQPPKPSAHDVMTGKWQPSAADKAKGRSPGFGMTINIINGQIECNKGDNISSMNDRIGFYQHFLKKLGVNDPNCTCSCESMKPYTP; this is encoded by the coding sequence ATGAGATCTGCCCTTTTATCAACAAAATTCATCTGCGTTTTATTAGTTACCATTGCTTTGTTAAGCTTTAACTGCGGCAATGCAAGCAGTAATAATGCATCAAGCAATAATGCGCCCGCTATAAAAAAAGTAAGCATTGCCAGCTTTTTAAGCGAGCAACAGTTCAATGACCTTTTTCCAATGCATGATAAATTTTACAGCTATAAGGCATTTATAAAAGCTGTTGATGAACTGGGGCAGGTAAAACTACAGGTGAGTCGGCGTTCAACCTGGATATACCAGTTTATACGTACCGATAAAACTACCGGCAAAGCTACAACTATACGCCAGGATGCTGATTGGAACGAGGCCTGGGCTAAAGCAAAACCAGACTCAACCTACATAGTCGATTATGGCAACTTTTGTACTGCCGCTGATGCGCAAACCAATAAAAAAGAACTGGCTGCCTTTTTCGCTGAAATATCGCACGAAACACGCCACGGCGAAGACGGCAAATACAACGATGGTTTGATGTTTATACATGAATATGATACCACACAGGCTTACACTGCTGATAATGATATGTACCCTGCTGTTAAAGGCAAAAAATATTATGGCCGCGGCCCGATGCAAATAAGCTATAATGGCAATTATGGCTATGCCTCTGATTGTATTTTTGGCGATAAGAAAGTGCTGTTAAATAATCCCGAACTAGTGGAAAAAGACCCGGTAGTAGCCTTTAAAACTGCTATCTATTTTTGGATGACACCACAGCCGCCCAAACCATCGGCACATGATGTAATGACCGGCAAATGGCAACCCAGCGCTGCTGACAAAGCTAAAGGCCGCTCACCTGGCTTCGGAATGACAATTAATATTATAAACGGACAAATTGAGTGTAACAAAGGTGATAACATAAGCAGTATGAATGACCGCATTGGCTTTTATCAGCATTTTTTAAAGAAACTGGGTGTGAACGATCCGAATTGCACTTGCTCATGTGAAAGTATGAAACCGTATACCCCCTAG
- the gpmA gene encoding 2,3-diphosphoglycerate-dependent phosphoglycerate mutase: MQKLVLIRHGESIWNQENRFTGWTDVDLSPEGVEQAKRAGQLLLKHGYNFDEGFTSLLKRSIKTLHILLEELDHLWIPVQKSWRLNERFYGALQGLNKDETIAQYGAEQVQKWRRDPNEFPPAITKEDPRYPGHDIRYKNLTERELPLTENLSVTMDRVLPFWNESIVDAIRKNQKVIVCGHGNSLRALIKYIDHLNDEEVTQLDLPTGVPMVYELDEGLNRIRHYYL; this comes from the coding sequence ATGCAAAAACTCGTATTAATACGCCACGGCGAAAGTATCTGGAACCAGGAAAACCGCTTCACCGGGTGGACGGATGTTGACCTATCGCCTGAAGGCGTAGAGCAAGCTAAAAGGGCAGGCCAGCTATTACTAAAGCATGGCTATAATTTTGATGAAGGCTTTACATCGTTACTAAAGCGATCCATAAAAACACTGCATATTTTGTTGGAGGAACTGGATCATCTGTGGATTCCGGTTCAAAAATCATGGCGCTTAAATGAACGTTTTTATGGAGCTTTACAGGGTTTAAATAAGGATGAAACCATAGCTCAATATGGTGCAGAGCAAGTGCAAAAATGGCGGAGAGACCCCAATGAATTTCCGCCTGCCATAACAAAGGAAGATCCCCGCTATCCGGGCCATGATATCCGTTATAAAAATTTAACAGAGCGTGAACTACCCCTAACCGAAAACCTAAGCGTTACAATGGATAGGGTGTTGCCCTTCTGGAACGAAAGTATTGTTGACGCTATCCGCAAAAATCAGAAAGTGATTGTATGCGGGCATGGCAATAGTTTGCGGGCGCTGATAAAATATATTGATCATCTGAACGATGAGGAAGTTACCCAACTCGATTTGCCAACCGGTGTACCAATGGTTTATGAGCTGGATGAAGGATTGAACAGGATACGACATTATTATTTGTAA
- a CDS encoding acetate uptake transporter, whose translation MIPTVQAPVTVKDNIANPAPLGLCAFGMTTVLLNFKNAGFIEINSMILAMGIFYGGLAQVIAGIIEAKKNNTFGLTAFTSYGFFWLSLVGLIVIPSLGWMPKPSEAGMSAYLGMWGLFTFLMFFGTLKLNRALQFVFGSLTILFLLLAISDGTGNKGLGQIAGYEGIICGASAIYTGMANLLNEVYGKTVLPIGPVQS comes from the coding sequence ATGATTCCAACTGTACAGGCTCCTGTTACCGTAAAGGATAACATTGCCAATCCTGCACCGCTCGGCCTTTGCGCCTTTGGTATGACCACCGTATTATTAAACTTTAAAAACGCCGGCTTTATCGAGATCAACTCCATGATACTGGCCATGGGCATTTTTTATGGCGGACTGGCACAAGTTATAGCCGGCATAATCGAGGCCAAAAAGAACAACACCTTTGGCTTAACCGCCTTTACATCTTATGGCTTCTTCTGGTTATCACTGGTGGGCCTGATTGTTATACCATCACTTGGCTGGATGCCCAAACCATCAGAAGCTGGTATGAGTGCTTACCTGGGTATGTGGGGACTGTTTACCTTCCTGATGTTTTTTGGCACCCTGAAGTTAAACCGGGCATTGCAGTTTGTATTTGGCTCACTAACTATTTTATTTCTCCTATTAGCTATAAGTGATGGCACAGGCAATAAAGGTTTGGGACAAATAGCCGGTTATGAGGGTATCATCTGTGGTGCATCAGCCATATATACAGGCATGGCTAATTTACTAAATGAAGTTTATGGAAAAACTGTATTGCCGATAGGCCCTGTACAATCATAA
- a CDS encoding SRPBCC domain-containing protein — translation MKDFKKYYVLPAAPEEIYTALTNPLTIELWTGEPAEMTTEPGSEFSMWDGSIVGKNIEFEENKRIVQQWYFDGQEAESIVTIKLHEDKNGTSAELRHTNIPDSDYEDITEGWNDAYFGSLFEFFSI, via the coding sequence TTGAAAGATTTTAAAAAATATTACGTTCTTCCGGCGGCTCCGGAGGAAATTTATACTGCTTTAACTAATCCATTAACCATTGAGCTATGGACCGGCGAACCGGCGGAAATGACTACCGAACCCGGATCAGAATTCTCTATGTGGGATGGCAGCATCGTTGGTAAGAACATCGAGTTTGAAGAGAACAAAAGAATAGTACAGCAATGGTATTTTGATGGACAGGAAGCTGAATCTATCGTTACCATTAAACTTCACGAAGACAAAAACGGCACATCTGCAGAATTAAGGCATACGAATATTCCGGATAGTGATTATGAGGATATAACCGAAGGCTGGAACGATGCTTATTTTGGTTCTTTATTCGAGTTTTTCAGTATCTAA
- a CDS encoding OmpA family protein, producing the protein MKSNLKKASLLLTGIMVGGKLLAQTPDTTASKNYVKPFSDGSAFRTWSIGVNGGVLTPYTVFGIKKQDFQSPHNQIGYGGYIKDQILPSFGLQADFLAGKVAGAVTPADQVNGTYTSFNTKINYSVDLAANFTLANINWRHEQGYIQPYLTVGGGYIAYTPTLTTASGPTNEGKQHDFFIPVGAGLKFNVANGVNIDLGYQVNFVNADNFDGSVQGATNDRFGYGHIGLEFALGSSKKPQLATHNPVASMRTEYLMDEQRLQIQVNQQQAANQQLRSDLNATNANLAKFTVDSDGDGVPDVYDKCPNTPAGTPVDGSGCPLKKPEVKVYVTQQDKEVVNQAVRNLEFDFGKATIREHSDESLNKLAQLLVAKGFNLKLAGYTDNVGSVAANLKLSKARAEAVKTYLAQQGADASKIQAEGYGKANPIATNATDAGRQINRRVEFSIY; encoded by the coding sequence ATGAAATCAAATTTAAAAAAAGCCTCACTACTACTTACAGGAATAATGGTAGGTGGCAAACTTCTAGCCCAAACCCCTGACACTACAGCGTCAAAAAATTATGTAAAGCCTTTCTCTGATGGCAGCGCATTCCGCACGTGGTCAATAGGTGTTAACGGCGGTGTACTTACCCCATACACTGTGTTCGGTATTAAAAAACAAGACTTCCAGTCGCCGCATAATCAAATAGGGTACGGTGGTTATATTAAGGATCAGATTTTGCCGTCATTCGGTTTACAGGCCGATTTCCTTGCCGGTAAGGTTGCAGGTGCAGTTACACCAGCTGATCAGGTGAATGGAACGTATACCAGCTTCAATACCAAAATAAACTATTCGGTTGATCTGGCTGCTAACTTTACTTTAGCTAACATTAACTGGAGGCACGAGCAGGGTTATATACAACCTTACTTAACAGTAGGTGGTGGTTACATTGCTTATACACCAACCTTAACAACAGCAAGTGGCCCAACCAATGAAGGTAAACAACATGATTTCTTTATCCCGGTAGGTGCAGGCTTGAAATTTAACGTGGCCAATGGTGTAAACATCGATTTGGGTTACCAGGTTAATTTTGTTAATGCTGATAACTTTGATGGCAGCGTACAAGGCGCAACAAACGACAGGTTCGGTTATGGACACATCGGTTTAGAATTTGCACTTGGAAGCAGCAAAAAACCACAATTAGCTACACATAATCCGGTAGCATCAATGCGTACAGAATATTTAATGGATGAACAAAGATTACAAATACAAGTTAACCAACAGCAAGCTGCCAACCAACAATTAAGAAGCGACTTGAATGCTACTAACGCTAACTTAGCTAAATTTACAGTCGATTCTGATGGTGATGGCGTGCCTGATGTTTATGACAAATGCCCTAACACACCGGCAGGTACACCTGTAGATGGTTCAGGCTGTCCATTGAAAAAACCAGAAGTTAAGGTTTACGTAACGCAACAGGATAAAGAAGTTGTTAACCAGGCTGTAAGAAATCTTGAGTTTGATTTTGGTAAAGCGACAATCCGTGAACACTCAGATGAAAGCTTAAATAAATTAGCCCAACTTTTAGTTGCAAAAGGCTTTAACTTAAAACTGGCCGGTTATACTGATAATGTAGGTTCAGTTGCTGCCAACTTAAAGTTATCAAAAGCTCGCGCCGAAGCTGTTAAAACATACCTTGCACAACAGGGTGCTGATGCTTCAAAAATACAGGCAGAAGGTTATGGTAAAGCAAACCCAATAGCTACTAATGCAACTGATGCCGGTCGTCAAATAAACCGCCGTGTTGAATTTAGTATATATTAA
- a CDS encoding OsmC family protein: MPKIELARVNGDCGFVATDENGHSVKMDSNPQSGGLDFGVRPMQMLLMGLGGCSAIDVIGILKKQRQEVKDYKMIINGDREAGKEPSLWSNIDIEFHLYGNIDPDKAQKAVELSVDKYCSVAATLEKAGAEIKYKVFVHPAA; encoded by the coding sequence ATGCCTAAAATAGAACTTGCGCGCGTTAATGGCGACTGCGGCTTTGTAGCTACAGATGAAAATGGACATTCGGTTAAAATGGATAGTAACCCCCAAAGCGGAGGCCTTGATTTTGGTGTGCGCCCAATGCAAATGCTGTTAATGGGCTTAGGCGGCTGCTCGGCTATCGACGTGATCGGTATACTGAAAAAACAGCGCCAGGAAGTAAAAGATTATAAAATGATCATCAACGGTGATCGTGAGGCAGGCAAGGAGCCTTCTTTATGGAGCAATATTGATATTGAATTTCACCTTTATGGTAATATCGACCCTGATAAAGCCCAGAAAGCCGTTGAATTATCGGTAGATAAATACTGCTCAGTTGCTGCTACTTTAGAGAAAGCCGGCGCCGAAATTAAATACAAGGTGTTTGTGCATCCTGCAGCATAG
- a CDS encoding DUF3052 family protein: protein MAGYSSTPLAKKLGIKPGFNISLINAPDYYFELFTDLPADLIFADDDKNFKRDFIHFFTQLKDEYLANLSLLKQQLKPNGMIWVSWPKKASKVITDITEDIIRNYALEIGLVDIKVCAVDEVWSGLKLVIPVKDR from the coding sequence ATGGCAGGCTACTCAAGCACACCACTTGCAAAGAAACTAGGTATAAAGCCCGGCTTTAATATCAGCCTTATTAATGCACCCGACTATTACTTTGAGCTGTTTACGGATCTGCCCGCTGACCTCATATTTGCCGATGACGACAAAAACTTTAAAAGGGATTTTATCCATTTCTTTACCCAGCTAAAAGACGAATACCTGGCTAACCTGTCCTTATTAAAGCAACAGCTTAAGCCAAATGGTATGATATGGGTATCATGGCCCAAGAAAGCATCAAAAGTTATTACAGATATTACGGAGGATATCATCCGGAATTATGCCTTAGAGATAGGCTTGGTTGATATTAAGGTTTGTGCTGTGGATGAGGTATGGTCGGGTTTAAAATTGGTTATACCGGTTAAAGACAGGTAA